In one Armatimonadota bacterium genomic region, the following are encoded:
- the ychF gene encoding redox-regulated ATPase YchF: MSLALGLVGLPNAGKSTLFNALTRAGAAVAAYPFTTIEPNLGQVAVPDPRLQAVAGVILPARTVPATVRFIDIAGLVKGSSRGEGLGNRFLAHIREVDVITHVVRCFSDPAAPLDEAGLDPVRDAEIVETELALADLETVERARERAATRAKAGEAAAREQGAMLARIAAALAEGVPVRRQPLSDPGCALARELRLLTAKPVIYVANLDERLLPDGGPPAAALHALADRQGGAFIGLAARLEAELGDLPPDEAREYMAATGLEEPGANRVIRLGFATLGLVSFFTVLSNEVRAWPVRIGTTALLAAGEIHTDMARGFIRAEVIAWDALVAAGSMHAAREHGTVRTEGRDYRVADGDVITFRFAV, translated from the coding sequence ATGAGTCTCGCACTCGGACTGGTTGGTCTTCCCAACGCAGGAAAATCCACGCTCTTCAACGCGCTGACACGGGCAGGCGCAGCCGTGGCGGCCTACCCGTTCACCACGATAGAGCCCAACCTGGGGCAGGTGGCAGTTCCGGACCCCCGCCTGCAGGCGGTGGCCGGGGTTATCCTGCCTGCCCGCACGGTGCCGGCGACCGTTCGGTTCATTGACATCGCAGGACTCGTGAAGGGATCCTCCCGCGGGGAAGGGCTGGGCAACCGGTTCCTGGCCCACATCCGCGAGGTGGACGTGATCACGCATGTCGTCCGCTGCTTCTCCGACCCCGCTGCGCCCCTGGATGAGGCCGGCCTGGATCCGGTGCGCGACGCCGAGATCGTGGAGACGGAGCTGGCGCTCGCCGACCTCGAGACCGTCGAGCGGGCGCGCGAGCGGGCGGCGACGCGGGCCAAGGCCGGAGAGGCGGCCGCGCGGGAACAGGGGGCGATGCTGGCACGCATCGCGGCCGCGCTGGCCGAGGGCGTGCCCGTGCGGCGGCAACCGCTTTCGGACCCAGGGTGCGCCCTGGCCCGCGAACTGCGTTTGCTCACCGCCAAGCCCGTCATCTATGTGGCCAACCTCGACGAGCGCCTCCTTCCCGACGGAGGCCCCCCGGCTGCGGCATTGCACGCGCTGGCCGATCGCCAGGGCGGCGCGTTCATCGGGCTGGCCGCGCGTCTGGAAGCCGAACTCGGCGACCTGCCGCCGGACGAGGCCCGAGAATACATGGCCGCGACCGGCCTGGAGGAGCCGGGCGCTAACAGGGTGATTCGCCTGGGATTCGCCACGCTGGGCCTGGTGAGCTTTTTCACGGTGCTCTCTAACGAGGTGCGCGCGTGGCCGGTCCGGATAGGCACAACCGCGCTTCTGGCCGCCGGGGAGATCCACACAGATATGGCGCGCGGGTTCATCCGGGCAGAGGTGATTGCATGGGACGCCCTGGTCGCCGCCGGGAGCATGCACGCGGCGCGCGAACACGGCACGGTGCGCACCGAGGGTCGCGACTATCGGGTGGCCGACGGGGACGTGATAACGTTCAGGTTCGCGGTGTAG